In Penaeus monodon isolate SGIC_2016 chromosome 15, NSTDA_Pmon_1, whole genome shotgun sequence, a genomic segment contains:
- the LOC119581680 gene encoding rhodopsin-like isoform X2, with amino-acid sequence MSSWNNPNPITALETTNPYGNYTVVDTAPKEILHMVHEHWYQYPPMNPLWYSLVGFWMVVMGCLSLAGNFVVIWVFMNTKSLRSPANLLVVNLAFSDFFMMLTMFPPMVVSCYWQTWTLGALFCEIYGFFGSLFGCISIWTMVFITADRYNVIVKGVSAEPLTSGGAMLRIGGAWFFSFAWCLPPFFGWNRYVPEGNMTACGTDYLTETEFSRSYLYVYSVWVYLFPLAYIIYSYTFIVKAVAAHEKGMREQAKKMGVKSLRSEEAQKTSAECRLCKVALMTVSLWFVAWTPYFVINWGGMFNRTMVTPLFSIWGSVFAKANAVYNPIVYAISHPKYRAALEKKLPCLSCATEGTGGGGSDAGSTTTAESTEKPESA; translated from the coding sequence ATGTCGTCGTGGAACAATCCAAATCCGATCACCGCCCTGGAGACCACCAATCCATATGGCAACTATACAGTGGTGGACACTGCGCCTAAGGAGATTCTCCATATGGTGCACGAACACTGGTATCAATATCCTCCCATGAACCCTCTTTGGTACAGCCTTGTTGGTTTCTGGATGGTTGTCATGGGATGTCTCTCCTTAGCTGGAAACTTCGTCGTCATCTGGGTTTTCATGAACACCAAATCTCTTCGATCGCCTGCTAATCTACTAGTCGTCAATCTAGCCTTTTCCGACTTTTTCATGATGCTCACCATGTTCCCTCCTATGGTGGTGTCGTGTTACTGGCAGACATGGACTCTTGGAGCACTATTTTGTGAGATCTATGGTTTCTTTGGTTCACTTTTCGGATGCATTTCAATTTGGACCATGGTATTTATCACTGCTGATCGATACAACGTCATTGTGAAAGGAGTTTCTGCTGAACCACTGACGTCTGGAGGTGCCATGTTAAGGATAGGTGGTGCCTGGTTCTTTTCCTTTGCTTGGTGTCTTCCACCATTCTTTGGTTGGAATCGTTATGTTCCTGAGGGTAATATGACTGCCTGTGGAACAGATTATTTGACGGAGACAGAATTTTCAAGGAGTTACTTGTATGTCTACTCAGTGTGGGtatatcttttccctcttgcCTACATCATCTACAGTTACACATTCATCGTCAAGGCTGTGGCTGCCCAcgagaagggaatgcgagaacaAGCCAAGAAGATGGGAGTTAAATCCTTGAGGAGTGAAGAAGCCCAAAAGACCTCAGCTGAGTGTCGTCTGTGCAAGGTTGCTCTGATGACCGTCAGCCTGTGGTTCGTGGCATGGACCCCCTACTTCGTCATCAACTGGGGAGGAATGTTCAACCGAACCATGGTTACTCCTCTATTCTCCATCTGGGGCTCTGTCTTCGCCAAGGCTAATGCCGTCTACAACCCCATCGTGTATGCCATCAGCCACCCCAAGTACCGAGCCGCCCTTGAGAAGAAACTACCCTGTCTATCCTGTGCTACTGAGGGTACAGGCGGTGGTGGTTCTGATGCTGGTTCCACTACTACTGCTGAAAGTACTGAAAAGCCGGAATCTGCATAG
- the LOC119581682 gene encoding rhodopsin-like: MSSWNNPNPVTVLETTNPYGNYTVVDTAPKEILHMVHEHWYQYPPMNPLWYSLVGFWMVVMGCLSLAGNFVVIWVFMNTKSLRSPANLLVVNLAFSDFFMMLTMFPPMVVSCYWQTWTLGALFCEIYGFFGSLFGCISIWTMVFITADRYNVIVKGVSAEPLTSGGAMLRIGGAWFFSFAWCLPPFFGWNRYVPEGNMTACGTDYLTETEFSRSYLYVYSVWVYLFPLAYIIYSYTFIVKAVAAHEKGMREQAKKMGVKSLRSEEAQKTSAECRLCKVALMTVSLWFVAWTPYFVINWGGMFNRTMVTPLFSIWGSVFAKANAVYNPIVYAISHPKYRAALEKKLPCLSCATEGKDNGGSDAGSTTTAESTEKPESS, from the coding sequence ATGTCGTCGTGGAACAATCCAAATCCGGTCACCGTCCTGGAGACCACCAATCCATATGGCAACTATACAGTGGTGGACACTGCGCCTAAGGAGATTCTCCATATGGTGCATGAGCACTGGTACCAATATCCTCCCATGAACCCTCTTTGGTACAGCCTTGTTGGTTTCTGGATGGTTGTCATGGGATGTCTCTCCTTAGCTGGAAACTTCGTCGTCATCTGGGTTTTCATGAACACCAAATCTCTTCGATCGCCTGCTAATCTACTGGTCGTCAATCTAGCCTTTTCCGACTTTTTCATGATGCTCACCATGTTCCCTCCTATGGTGGTGTCGTGTTACTGGCAGACATGGACTCTTGGAGCACTATTCTGTGAGATCTATGGTTTCTTTGGTTCACTTTTCGGATGTATTTCAATTTGGACCATGGTATTCATCACTGCTGATCGATACAACGTCATTGTGAAAGGAGTTTCTGCTGAACCACTGACGTCTGGAGGTGCCATGTTAAGGATAGGTGGTGCCTGGTTCTTTTCCTTTGCTTGGTGTCTTCCACCATTCTTTGGTTGGAATCGTTATGTTCCTGAGGGTAATATGACTGCCTGTGGAACAGATTATTTGACGGAGACAGAATTTTCAAGGAGTTACTTGTATGTCTACTCAGTGTGGGtatatcttttccctcttgcCTACATCATCTACAGTTACACATTCATTGTCAAGGCTGTGGCTGCCCAcgagaagggaatgcgagaacaAGCCAAGAAGATGGGAGTTAAGTCCTTGAGGAGTGAAGAAGCCCAAAAGACCTCTGCTGAGTGTCGTCTGTGCAAGGTTGCTCTGATGACTGTCAGCCTGTGGTTCGTGGCATGGACCCCTTACTTCGTCATCAACTGGGGAGGAATGTTCAACCGAACCATGGTTACTCCTCTATTCTCCATCTGGGGCTCTGTCTTCGCCAAGGCTAATGCCGTCTACAACCCCATCGTGTATGCCATCAGCCACCCCAAGTACCGAGCTGCCCTTGAGAAGAAACTACCCTGTCTATCTTGTGCTACCGAGGGTAAAGACAATGGTGGTTCTGATGCTGGTTCCACTACTACTGCTGAAAGTACTGAAAAGCCGGAATCTTCATAG
- the LOC119582098 gene encoding rhodopsin-like, translated as MTACGTDYLTENVAAHEKGMREQAKKMGVKSLRSEEAQKTSAECRLCKVALMTVSLWFVAWTPYFVISWGGMFNRTMVTPLFSIWGFVFAKANAVYNPIVYTISHPRYRAALEKKLPCLSCATEGKDSGGSDAGSTTTAEMTVSGLGKSSYTFILKSCRVSPEHSYLSGVPTQQSLK; from the exons ATGACTGCCTGTGGAACAGACTATTTGACGGAGAATGTGGCTGCCCACGAAAAGGGAATGCGAGAACAAGCCAAGAAGATGGGAGTTAAATCCTTGAGGAGTGAAGAAGCTCAAAAGACCTCTGCTGAGTGTCGTCTGTGCAAGGTTGCTCTGATGACCGTCAGCCTGTGGTTCGTGGCATGGACCCCTTACTTCGTCATCAGCTGGGGAGGAATGTTCAACCGGACCATGGTTACTCCTCTATTCTCCATCTGGGGCTTTGTCTTCGCTAAGGCCAACGCCGTCTACAACCCCATCGTGTATACCATCAGTCACCCCAGGTACCGAGCTGCCCTTGAGAAGAAGCTACCCTGTCTATCCTGTGCTACTGAGGGTAAAGACAGTGGTGGTTCTGATGCTGGGTCCACTACTACTGCTGAAA TGACAGTGTCAGGTTTGGGTAAATCGAGTTATACCTTCATACTTAAGAGCTGTCGCGTCTCACCAGAGCACAGTTACCTGTCAGGAGTTCCGACTCAGCAGAGCTTAAAGTAG
- the LOC119581690 gene encoding rhodopsin-like produces MSSWNNPNPVTVLETTNPYGNYTVVDTAPKEILHMVHEHWYQYPPMNPLWYSLVGFWMVVMGTLSLAGNFVVIWVFMNTKSLRSPANLLVVNLAFSDFFMMLTMFPPMVVSCYWQTWTLGALFCEIYGFFGSFFGCISIWTMVFITADRYNVIVKGVSAEPLTSGGAMLRIAGVWSFTFAWCLPPFFGWNRYVPEGNMTACGTDYLTETEFSRSYLYVYSVWVYLFPLAYIIYSYTFIVKAVAAHEKGMREQAKKMGVKSLRSEEAQKTSAECRLCKVALMTVSLWFVAWTPYFVINWGGMFNRTMVTPLFSIWGSVFAKANAVYNPIVYAISHPKYRAALEKKLPCLSCATEGKDGGVSDAGSTTTAESTEKPESA; encoded by the coding sequence ATGTCGTCGTGGAACAATCCAAATCCAGTCACCGTCCTGGAAACCACCAATCCATATGGCAACTATACGGTGGTTGACACTGCGCCTAAGGAGATTCTCCATATGGTGCACGAGCACTGGTACCAATATCCTCCCATGAACCCTCTTTGGTACAGCCTTGTTGGTTTCTGGATGGTTGTCATGGGAACTCTCTCCTTAGCTGGAAACTTCGTCGTCATCTGGGTTTTCATGAACACCAAATCTCTTCGATCGCCTGCTAATTTACTGGTTGTCAATCTGGCCTTTTCCGACTTTTTCATGATGCTCACCATGTTCCCTCCTATGGTGGTGTCGTGTTACTGGCAGACATGGACTCTTGGAGCACTATTCTGTGAGATCTATGGTTTCTTTGGTTCATTTTTCGGATGTATTTCAATTTGGACCATGGTATTCATCACTGCTGATCGATACAACGTCATTGTGAAAGGAGTTTCTGCTGAACCACTAACGTCTGGAGGTGCCATGTTAAGGATAGCCGGTGTCTGGTCCTTTACCTTTGCTTGGTGTCTTCCACCATTCTTTGGTTGGAATCGTTATGTTCCTGAGGGTAATATGACTGCCTGTGGAACAGATTATTTGACGGAGACAGAATTTTCAAGGAGTTACTTGTATGTCTACTCAGTGTGGGtatatcttttccctcttgcCTACATCATCTACAGTTACACATTCATTGTCAAGGCTGTGGCTGCCCAcgagaagggaatgcgagaacaAGCCAAGAAGATGGGAGTTAAGTCCTTGAGGAGTGAGGAAGCCCAAAAGACCTCTGCTGAGTGTCGTCTGTGCAAAGTTGCTCTGATGACTGTCAGCTTGTGGTTCGTGGCATGGACCCCTTACTTCGTCATCAACTGGGGAGGAATGTTCAACCGAACCATGGTTACTCCTCTATTCTCCATCTGGGGCTCTGTCTTCGCTAAGGCCAACGCCGTCTACAACCCCATCGTGTATGCTATCAGCCACCCCAAGTACCGGGCTGCCCTTGAGAAGAAACTACCCTGTCTCTCCTGTGCTACCGAGGGCAAAGACGGTGGTGTTTCTGATGCTGGTTCCACTACCACTGCTGAAAGTACTGAAAAGCCGGAATCTGCATAG
- the LOC119581689 gene encoding rhodopsin-like, with translation MSSWNNPNPVTVLETTNPYGNYTVVDTAPKEILHMVHEHWYQYPPMNPLWYSLVGFWMVVMGTLSLAGNFVVIWVFMNTKALRSPANLLVVNLAFSDFFMMLTMFPPMVVSCYWQTWTLGALFCEIYGFFGSFFGCISIWTMVFITADRYNVIVKGVSAEPLTSGGAMLRIAGVWSFTFAWCLPPFFGWNRYVPEGNMTACGTDYLTETEFSRSYLYVYSVWVYLFPLAYIIYSYTFIVKAVAAHEKGMREQAKKMGVKSLRSEEAQKTSAECRLCKVALMTVSLWFVAWTPYFVINWGGMFNRTMVTPLFSIWGSVFAKANAVYNPIVYAISHPKYRAALEKKLPCLSCATEGKDGGGSDAGSTTTAESTEKPESA, from the coding sequence ATGTCGTCGTGGAACAATCCAAATCCAGTCACCGTCCTGGAAACCACCAATCCATATGGCAACTATACGGTGGTTGACACTGCGCCTAAGGAGATTCTCCATATGGTGCACGAGCACTGGTACCAATATCCTCCCATGAACCCTCTTTGGTACAGCCTTGTTGGTTTCTGGATGGTTGTCATGGGAACTCTCTCCTTAGCTGGAAACTTCGTCGTCATCTGGGTTTTCATGAACACCAAAGCTCTTCGATCGCCTGCTAATTTACTGGTTGTCAATCTGGCCTTTTCCGACTTTTTCATGATGCTCACCATGTTCCCTCCTATGGTGGTGTCGTGTTACTGGCAGACATGGACTCTTGGAGCACTATTCTGTGAGATCTATGGCTTCTTTGGTTCATTTTTCGGATGTATTTCAATTTGGACCATGGTATTCATCACTGCTGATCGATACAACGTCATTGTGAAAGGAGTTTCTGCTGAACCACTAACGTCTGGAGGTGCCATGTTAAGGATAGCCGGTGTGTGGTCTTTTACCTTTGCTTGGTGTCTTCCACCATTCTTTGGTTGGAATCGTTATGTTCCTGAGGGTAATATGACTGCCTGTGGAACAGATTATTTGACGGAGACGGAATTTTCAAGGAGTTACTTGTATGTCTACTCAGTGTGGGtatatcttttccctcttgcCTACATCATCTACAGTTACACATTCATCGTCAAGGCTGTGGCTGCCCAcgagaagggaatgcgagaacaAGCCAAGAAGATGGGAGTTAAATCCTTGAGGAGTGAGGAAGCCCAAAAGACCTCAGCTGAGTGTCGTCTGTGCAAGGTTGCTCTGATGACCGTCAGCTTGTGGTTCGTGGCATGGACCCCTTACTTCGTCATCAACTGGGGAGGAATGTTCAACCGAACCATGGTTACTCCTCTATTCTCCATCTGGGGCTCTGTCTTCGCCAAGGCCAACGCCGTCTACAACCCCATCGTGTATGCTATCAGCCACCCCAAGTACCGAGCTGCCCTTGAGAAGAAACTACCCTGTCTCTCCTGTGCTACCGAGGGCAAAGACGGTGGTGGTTCTGATGCTGGTTCTACTACCACTGCTGAAAGTACTGAAAAGCCGGAATCTGCATAG
- the LOC119581691 gene encoding rhodopsin-like codes for MSSWNNPNPVTVLETTNPYGNYTVVDTAPKEILHMVHEHWYQYPPMNPLWYSLVGFWMVVMGTLSLAGNFVVIWVFMNTKSLRSPANLLVVNLAFSDFFMMLTMFPPMVVSCYWQTWTLGALFCEIYGFFGSFFGCISIWTMVFITADRYNVIVKGVSAEPLTSGGAMLRIAGVWSFTFAWCLPPFFGWNRYVPEGNMTACGTDYLTETEFSRSYLYVYSVWVYLFPLAYIIYSYTFIVKAVAAHEKGMREQAKKMGVKSLRSEEAQKTSAECRLCKVALMTVSLWFVAWTPYFVINWGGMFNRTMVTPLFSIWGSVFAKANAVYNPIVYAISHPKYRAALEKKLPCLSCATEGNDSGVSDAGSTTTAESTEKPESA; via the coding sequence ATGTCGTCGTGGAACAATCCAAATCCAGTCACCGTCCTGGAAACCACCAATCCATATGGCAACTATACGGTGGTGGACACTGCGCCTAAGGAGATTCTCCATATGGTGCACGAGCACTGGTACCAATATCCTCCCATGAACCCTCTTTGGTACAGCCTTGTTGGTTTCTGGATGGTTGTCATGGGAACTCTCTCCTTAGCTGGGAACTTCGTCGTCATCTGGGTTTTCATGAACACCAAATCTCTTCGATCGCCTGCTAATCTATTAGTGGTCAATCTGGCCTTTTCCGACTTTTTCATGATGCTCACAATGTTCCCTCCTATGGTGGTGTCGTGTTACTGGCAGACATGGACTCTTGGAGCACTATTCTGTGAGATTTATGGTTTCTTTGGCTCATTTTTCGGATGTATTTCAATTTGGACCATGGTATTCATCACTGCTGATCGATACAACGTCATTGTAAAAGGAGTTTCTGCTGAACCACTAACGTCTGGAGGTGCCATGTTAAGGATAGCCGGTGTGTGGTCCTTTACCTTTGCTTGGTGTCTTCCACCATTCTTTGGTTGGAATCGTTATGTTCCTGAGGGTAATATGACTGCCTGTGGAACAGATTATTTGACGGAGACAGAATTTTCAAGGAGTTACTTGTATGTATACTCAGTGTGGGtatatcttttccctcttgcCTACATCATCTACAGTTACACATTTATTGTCAAGGCTGTGGCTGCCCAcgagaagggaatgcgagaacaAGCAAAGAAGATGGGAGTTAAGTCCTTGAGGAGTGAGGAAGCCCAAAAGACCTCAGCTGAGTGTCGTCTGTGCAAGGTTGCTCTGATGACCGTCAGCTTGTGGTTCGTGGCATGGACCCCTTACTTCGTCATCAACTGGGGAGGAATGTTCAACCGAACCATGGTTACTCCTCTATTCTCCATCTGGGGTTCTGTCTTCGCCAAGGCCAACGCCGTCTACAACCCCATCGTGTATGCTATCAGCCACCCCAAGTACCGGGCTGCCCTTGAGAAGAAACTACCCTGTCTCTCCTGTGCTACCGAGGGCAACGACAGTGGTGTTTCTGATGCTGGTTCTACTACCACTGCTGAAAGTACTGAAAAGCCGGAATCTGCATAG
- the LOC119581687 gene encoding rhodopsin-like, producing MSSWNNPNPVTVLETTNPYGNYTVVDTAPKEILHMVHEHWYQYPPMNPLWYSLVGFWMVVMGTLSLAGNFVVIWVFMNTKSLRSPANLLVVNLAFSDFFMMLTMFPPMVVSCYWQTWTLGALFCEIYGFFGSFFGCISIWTMVFITADRYNVIVKGVSAEPLTSGGAMLRIAGVWSFTFAWCLPPFFGWNRYVPEGNMTACGTDYLTETEFSRSYLYVYSVWVYLFPLAYIIYSYTFIVKAVAAHEKGMREQAKKMGVKSLRSEEAQKTSAECRLCKVALMTVSLWFVAWTPYFVINWGGMFNRTMVTPLFSIWGSVFAKANAVYNPIVYAISHPKYRAALEKKLPCLSCATEGNDSGGSDAGSTTTAESTEKPESA from the coding sequence ATGTCTTCGTGGAACAACCCAAATCCAGTCACCGTCCTGGAAACCACCAATCCATATGGCAACTATACGGTGGTTGACACTGCGCCTAAGGAGATTCTCCATATGGTGCACGAGCACTGGTACCAATATCCTCCCATGAACCCTCTTTGGTACAGCCTTGTTGGTTTCTGGATGGTTGTCATGGGAACTCTCTCCTTAGCTGGAAACTTCGTCGTCATCTGGGTTTTCATGAACACCAAATCTCTTCGATCGCCTGCTAATCTACTGGTGGTCAATTTAGCCTTTTCCGACTTTTTCATGATGCTCACCATGTTCCCTCCTATGGTGGTGTCGTGTTACTGGCAGACATGGACACTTGGAGCACTATTCTGTGAGATCTATGGCTTCTTTGGTTCATTTTTCGGATGTATTTCAATTTGGACCATGGTATTCATCACTGCTGATCGATACAACGTCATTGTAAAAGGAGTTTCTGCTGAACCACTAACGTCTGGAGGTGCCATGTTAAGGATAGCCGGTGTGTGGTCTTTTACCTTTGCTTGGTGTCTTCCACCATTCTTTGGTTGGAATCGTTATGTTCCTGAGGGTAATATGACTGCCTGTGGAACAGATTATTTGACGGAGACGGAATTTTCAAGGAGTTACTTGTATGTATACTCAGTGTGGGtatatcttttccctcttgcCTACATCATCTACAGTTACACATTCATTGTCAAGGCTGTGGCTGCCCAcgagaagggaatgcgagaacaAGCAAAGAAGATGGGAGTTAAATCCTTGAGGAGTGAGGAAGCCCAAAAGACCTCTGCTGAGTGTCGTCTGTGCAAGGTTGCTCTGATGACTGTCAGTCTGTGGTTCGTGGCATGGACCCCATACTTTGTCATCAACTGGGGAGGAATGTTCAACCGGACCATGGTTACTCCTCTATTCTCCATCTGGGGCTCTGTCTTCGCCAAGGCCAACGCCGTCTACAACCCCATCGTGTATGCTATCAGCCACCCCAAGTACCGAGCTGCCCTTGAGAAGAAACTACCCTGTCTCTCCTGTGCTACCGAGGGCAACGACAGTGGTGGTTCTGATGCTGGTTCTACTACCACTGCTGAAAGTACTGAAAAGCCGGAATCTGCATAG